In one Ictalurus punctatus breed USDA103 chromosome 19, Coco_2.0, whole genome shotgun sequence genomic region, the following are encoded:
- the hspa14 gene encoding heat shock 70 kDa protein 14 produces MAAIGVHFGYTCACVAVFKDGRADVVANDAGDRVTPAVVAYRETEQIVGIAAKQGRIRNAANTVVKVKQILGRCYDDPEAQAHRDESKCTIVKKGDLPMYELDMGETTKYVSPEDVAKLVFHKIKETAQSALGSDVKDAVITVPFEFGEMQKKALRNAAEGAGFNVLRLIHEPSAALLAYGIGQDTPSGKSHVLVYKLGGTSLSVTALEVNSGMYRVLATHTDHSTGGESFTQALAQYLAGEFKKLYKHDVSGNLRAMMKLMNSADVAKHTLSTLGSSNCFVDSLYDGVDFECNVSRARFELICSNLFSKSIQPIRKLLEQVNLSTTDVNKVVLSGGSARIPKLQQMIKDLFPDVELLCSIPPDEVIPVGAAMQAGILVGKDSLDLGEESITVDCCASDILVKEVDESGADLFTVLFPSGTPLPARRQHTLQGPGSLVSVCLELYQAQKPLAQIVLRDLEPKEEMHDIVTVVTMKRDGSLHVTCTEQGSGRSEAVTIETAAAAS; encoded by the exons ATGGCAGCTATCGGCGTGCATTTTGGATACACATGTGCGTGTGTTGCAGTATTCAAG GATGGACGGGCTGATGTGGTGGCCAATGACGCAGGGGACAGAGTCACTCCAGCTGTTGTGGCGTACAGAGAAACTGAacag ATTGTTGGTATTGCAGCAAAGCAGGGCAGAATAAGGAACGCTGCCAATACTGTGGTGAAAGTGAAGCAGATTCTTGGCAGATG CTATGATGACCCAGAGGCTCAGGCACACAGAGATGAAAGCAAATGCACA ATTGTCAAGAAGGGAGATTTGCCCATGTATGAACTCGACATGGGGGAGACGACCAAGTATGTGTCCCCTGAAGATGTAGCCAAATTGGTTTTCCACAAAATTAAAG aGACTGCTCAGTCAGCTTTGGGTTCTGACGTTAAAGACGCTGTCATTACTGTGCCTTTTGAGTTTGGCGAGATGCAGAAAAAGGCACTGAG GAACGCTGCAGAGGGAGCCGGATTCAACGTTCTCCGTCTGATTCACGAACCCTCTGCTGCACTCCTGGCCTACGGCATCGGCCAGGACACTCCATCAGGGAAGAG CCACGTGCTGGTATATAAGCTGGGTGGCACTTCCCTGAGTGTGACGGCTCTGGAGGTGAACAGTGGGATGTACAGAGTGCTCGCCACACACACCGACCACAGCACCGGAGGAGAGAGTTTCACACAGGCTCTGGCACAGTATCTGGCTGGCGAGTTCAAAAA GTTGTATAAGCATGATGTGAGTGGGAACCTGAGGGCGATGATGAAGCTGATGAACAGTGCCGATGTAgccaaacacactctctctacactggGCAGCTCCAACTGCTTCGTAGACTCGCTCTACGATGGCGTGGACTTTGAGTGTAATGTGTCCAG AGCGCGCTTCGAGTTGATCTGCTCAAACCTGTTCAGTAAGAgcatccagccaatcagaaaacTCCTGGAGCAAGTCAACCTCTCTACCACAGATGTCAACAAG GTGGTTCTGAGCGGAGGATCAGCACGGATTCCCAAACTGCAGCAGATGATCAAAGACTTGTTCCCAGACGTGGAGCTGCTCTGCTCGATTCCACCAGACGAGGTGATCCCGGTGGGTGCAGCCATGCAGGCGGGAATCCTGGTGGGCAAGGACAGCCTGGACCTGGGCGAGGAGTCCATCACTGTGGACTGCTGTGCCAGTGACATCCTGGTCAAG GAAGTGGACGAGTCTGGGGCAGACCTCTTCACTGTTTTGTTTCCATCCGGCACACCCCTCCCTGCCCGTCGCCAACACACGCTGCAGGGTCCCGGCAGCCTGGTTTCTGTGTGTCTGGAGCTGTACCAGGCCCAGAAACCTTTAGCACAG ATTGTTCTTAGGGACCTTGAACCTAAAGAGGAGATGCATGATATCGTCACGGTGGTTACAATGAAGAG GGACGGTTCACTCCACGTCACTTGTACAGAGCAAGGCAGCGGCAGATCGgaggctgttactatagaaacagctgCAGCAGCGTCATAG
- the cdnf gene encoding cerebral dopamine neurotrophic factor → MHLNSTTAAISVWLLCAVFAVTESEKCEVCVGFLERLYRSLVATHRELSSALVEEELIKACAEATGKENRLCYYLGASSDSAAKVTGEVSRPLSAHVPVQKICQRLQHRDQQICELQYEHQVLDWSREALSKMRVLELKRVLASWGEECRGCLEKTDLIDLIQEVAPKHRPAQPGTHSSEL, encoded by the exons ATGCATTTGAACAGCACCACTGCTGCCATATCAGTATGGCTTTTATGCGCTGTTTTCGCAGTAACCGAGTCAGAGAAGTGTGAAG tgtgtgtgggaTTTTTAGAGCGTCTCTACAGGTCCTTGGTGGCCACTCACAGGGAGCTGTCCTCAGCACTTGTAGAGGAGGAGCTTATTAAAGCATGTGCTGAAGCTACAGGGAAGGAGAACCGactg TGCTATTACCTCGGAGCCTCCAGTGACTCAGCGGCGAAAGTGACCGGCGAGGTGAGTCGGCCTCTCAGCGCCCATGTCCCGGTGCAGAAGATTTGCCAGCGACTCCAGCACAGAGACCAGCAGATCTGTGAACTCCAATATG AGCATCAGGTGCTGGACTGGAGTCGAGAGGCTCTGTCTAAGATGCGGGTGCTGGAGCTGAAGCGAGTGTTGGCCTCGTGGGGAGAGGAATGCCGTGGATGCCTGGAAAAGACTGATTTGATCGATCTTATCCAGGAGGTGGCCCCCAAGCACAGACCAGCTCAGCCCGGGACACATTCATCTGAACTCTGA